A region of Pseudomonas sp. Marseille-Q3773 DNA encodes the following proteins:
- a CDS encoding sorbosone dehydrogenase family protein — MNRTGFMLTCALGACLAGCGETAHLGIDQGTGPAPHLPPPDSTWIPTVNIAPAVGWPQDAKPQSAPGTQVAAYARGLDHPRWLYLLPNGDVLVAETNAPAKPEDDRGIRGWVMKKVMQRAGAAVPSANRITLLRDADHDGVAEIRTAFIEGLESPFGMALVGKDLYIADTDKLLRYHYEPGAMQLRGEGQRVVELPAGPLNHHWTKNVIASPDGKKLYVTVGSNSNVGENGLDKEQNRAAIWEVDPASGQYRLFATGLRNPNGLAWEPHSGALWTAVNERDEIGSDLVPDYITSVKEGGFYGWPYSYYGQHVDERVQPPDPDKVARALAPDYAVGPHTASLGLAFAEPGGLPAPFEQGALVGQHGSWNRKPHSGYKVIFVPFDAAGKPSGQPVDLLTGFLNARGEAMGRPVGVINDGRGGVLVADDVGNVIWRVSKAR, encoded by the coding sequence ATGAACCGCACCGGCTTCATGCTTACCTGCGCGCTAGGCGCGTGCCTGGCTGGCTGTGGCGAAACCGCCCATCTGGGTATCGACCAGGGCACAGGCCCGGCTCCTCACCTGCCGCCACCCGACAGCACGTGGATCCCCACGGTGAATATTGCCCCGGCCGTTGGCTGGCCACAGGACGCCAAACCCCAGTCGGCTCCCGGCACCCAGGTGGCCGCTTACGCCAGAGGCCTCGATCACCCACGCTGGCTTTACCTGCTGCCCAACGGCGATGTTCTGGTGGCCGAAACCAACGCGCCGGCCAAACCGGAAGACGACAGAGGCATTCGCGGCTGGGTCATGAAAAAAGTGATGCAACGCGCTGGTGCAGCTGTACCCAGCGCCAATCGCATCACCCTGCTGCGTGATGCCGACCATGACGGTGTAGCTGAAATACGCACCGCCTTCATCGAAGGGCTCGAGTCCCCTTTCGGCATGGCCCTGGTCGGCAAGGACCTGTACATCGCCGACACGGACAAACTGCTGCGCTATCACTATGAGCCAGGAGCCATGCAATTGCGCGGCGAAGGGCAGCGGGTAGTCGAACTGCCCGCCGGCCCGCTCAACCACCACTGGACCAAGAATGTGATCGCCAGCCCCGACGGCAAGAAGCTTTATGTGACGGTGGGCTCCAACAGCAACGTAGGTGAGAACGGCCTGGACAAGGAGCAGAACCGTGCCGCGATCTGGGAAGTGGACCCTGCCAGTGGCCAGTACCGGCTGTTCGCCACCGGCTTGCGCAACCCCAACGGGTTGGCCTGGGAGCCACACAGCGGCGCCTTGTGGACAGCGGTCAACGAGCGTGACGAGATCGGCAGCGACCTGGTACCGGACTACATCACTTCGGTGAAGGAAGGCGGCTTCTACGGCTGGCCCTACAGCTACTACGGCCAACACGTGGACGAGCGTGTGCAACCACCTGACCCCGACAAGGTGGCCCGGGCGCTGGCACCCGACTATGCCGTGGGCCCACACACGGCATCGCTGGGGCTGGCATTCGCCGAACCAGGTGGGCTACCAGCGCCCTTCGAACAGGGCGCATTGGTCGGTCAGCACGGCTCGTGGAACCGCAAGCCGCACAGCGGCTACAAGGTGATCTTCGTGCCGTTCGACGCCGCGGGAAAACCCTCGGGCCAACCCGTTGACCTGCTCACCGGGTTTCTCAATGCCCGGGGCGAAGCCATGGGGCGTCCGGTAGGGGTGATCAACGATGGGCGCGGCGGAGTGCTGGTAGCCGATGACGTCGGCAATGTGATCTGGCGGGTGAGCAAGGCCCGGTGA